CTCCTCCCCCATTAACGAAAACAGCCCAACTCTAACTAACCCACTAAAACGACTTGCATGAGGAAGTATCATTTCCGGCCTATTAATCACCTCCTACACCATCCCACTAAAAACTCCCACAATAACCATGCACCCCTCACTCAAACTTGCCGCCCTCATCATCTCTATAGTAGGCCTCCTCATTGCCCTAGACCTAGCCTCAATAACAAGTAAACAACACAAAATCACACCTCAAACAACACTCCACCACTTCTCCAATATACTAGGATTCTTTCCCACAACCATACACCGACTAGTCCCCAAATTCAACCTTATCCTAGGACAAACCATGGCCCTTCAAATAGTTGACCAAACCTGGTTAGAAAAAACTGGCCCCAAAGCCACAACCTCCCTCAACCTCCCCCTAATCACAACTTCAAGTAACATTCAACAAGGCACTATTAAAACCTACTTTATACTATTCATCCTCACCCTAACCCTCTCCCTCCTTGCTGCCCATTAAACAGCCCGAAGGGCCCCCCGACCCAAACCCCGCACTAATTCTAACACCACAAATAAAGTAAGCAACAATACCCAACCTCCCACCAATAATATCCCCCCCCCAAAAGAGTATATTAAAGCTACCCCTTCAACATCCCCCCGAGCCATAGAAAACTCACCCATCTCGTCCGCCGGAACTCAAAACACCATGTATCATTCACCCCAAAACATCCCCGAAACCATCACCACCCCCAAAACATAAAAAACCATATACATCATAACTGGCCCACTCCCTCAACTTTCAGGGTATG
The genomic region above belongs to Mastacembelus armatus mitochondrion, complete genome and contains:
- the ND6 gene encoding NADH dehydrogenase subunit 6 produces the protein MSCICFYLVLVVGLAAVASNPSPYYAALGLVMVAGVGCGVLVNYGGSFLSLVLFLIYLGGMLVVFAYSAALAAEPYPESWGSGPVMMYMVFYVLGVVMVSGMFWGEWYMVFWVPADEMGEFSMARGDVEGVALMYSFGGGMLLVGGWVLLLTLFVVLELVRGLGRGALRAV